One region of Quercus lobata isolate SW786 chromosome 2, ValleyOak3.0 Primary Assembly, whole genome shotgun sequence genomic DNA includes:
- the LOC115977828 gene encoding dirigent protein 5-like — protein MGELVVKSCFILFFFFVICQSSLASKKPLRQPCKRLELYYHDILFDGTDLANATSAKVANQTTLGNFKFGMLVVFDDPVTLDSHLLSPPVARAQGFYFYDKKNDYNAWFAFTLVFNSTQYKGTLNIMGADLMAADTRDLSVVGGTGDFFLTKGIATIQTDVFQGANYFRLKMDIKLYECY, from the coding sequence ATGGGAGAGCTAGTAGTGAAATCTTGCttcattctcttcttcttctttgttataTGCCAATCTTCGTTGGCATCCAAAAAACCATTGAGACAACCATGCAAGCGTCTTGAGCTTTACTACCATGATATTCTCTTTGATGGCACGGATTTGGCTAATGCAACATCCGCTAAAGTTGCAAATCAGACTACTCTTGGCAACTTCAAATTTGGCATGCTGGTTGTCTTTGATGATCCTGTTACTTTGGACAGCCACCTTCTTTCTCCTCCAGTTGCAAGAGCTCAAGGATTCTATTTCTATGACAAGAAGAACGATTACAATGCATGGTTTGCCTTCACATTGGTCTTCAACTCGACCCAATATAAAGGTACACTGAACATTATGGGTGCAGATTTAATGGCAGCTGACACAAGAGACCTCTCAGTTGTTGGTGGCACTGGAGACTTTTTCTTGACAAAAGGGATTGCAACAATTCAGACTGACGTTTTTCAGGGAGCCAACTACTTTCGCCTGAAGATGGATATTAAGTTATACGAATGTTATTAG
- the LOC115978136 gene encoding disease resistance response protein 206-like — protein sequence MEARYFIVFYLLMLLALSSAFAFPSKKQYKPCKHLVLYFHDIIYNGKNAGNATSAIVAAPDGANLTILAGQFHFGNIAVFDDPITLDNNLHSKPVGRAQGLYIYDTKNTFTSWLGFTFVLNSTDHQGTINFSGADPIMVKSRDISIVGGTGDFFMHRGIATIMTDAFEGEVYFRLRVDIKFYECW from the coding sequence atggaAGCAAGATActtcattgttttttatttactCATGTTACTTGCTTTATCTTCGGCCTTTGCATTCCCGAGCAAGAAACAGTATAAACCATGCAAGCATTTAGTCTTATACTTCCATGACATCATTTACAATGGCAAAAATGCTGGTAATGCAACATCTGCCATTGTAGCAGCTCCTGATGGAGCTAACTTAACCATCTTAGCAGGCCAATTCCATTTTGGGAACATAGCAGTTTTTGACGATCCCATTACCCTTGACAACAATCTCCACTCGAAACCTGTTGGCAGGGCACAAGGCCTTTACATTTACGATACAAAAAACACCTTCACTTCTTGGTTAGGCTTCACATTTGTTCTTAATAGCACAGACCACCAAGGTACTATAAATTTCTCTGGAGCTGATCCAATCATGGTGAAGTCTAGGGACATATCAATCGTGGGTGGGACTGGAGATTTTTTCATGCACCGTGGAATTGCAACTATAATGACTGATGCATTTGAAGGAGAAGTATATTTCAGGCTCCGTGTCGACATCAAGTTCTATGAATGCTGGTAA